In the genome of Desulfofarcimen acetoxidans DSM 771, one region contains:
- a CDS encoding response regulator, producing the protein MKINEMAKVLLVDDRPQNLLVLENILVDQEVEFYKVNSGNEALALLLSHDFALVLLDVQMPGMDGFEIAELMRGIEKTKSIPIIFVTAISKEQKHIFKGYEAGAVDYLFKPLEPEILRSKVKVFLELHKQKILLQKQAEELEQKMMQLSLAQKAAEAANIAKSAFLANMSHEIRTPMNAIIGMADLLWETSLTKEQREYVGIFRTAGQNLLNLINDILDLSKVEAGHLKLEQQDFNIKKLVEKTVEFMSVQANIKFLSLSYQIKPDVPGFVVGDQNRLQQILVNLLGNAIKFTEKGEVILIIEKLSMQEENVFLKFSVSDTGIGIEKEKSEIIFESFTQADASTTSKFGGTGLGLTICKRLVEAMGGHIGVESEIEQGSTFFFSIQLKIGKEPALENGERDLQQQFTEDRSDLSLHSRGLRRRILLVDDSGDNRMLIMAYLKRTCYEIDIAENGQLAVEKFRAGKYDLVLMDMQMPVMDGYTATSIIRENEKANNLTRTPIIALTAYALKEDVLKSYDAGCTDHLTKPIKKSVLLEAIHKYIGS; encoded by the coding sequence ATGAAAATAAATGAAATGGCGAAAGTTCTTCTGGTAGATGACAGACCCCAAAATCTTTTAGTTCTGGAAAATATACTGGTAGATCAAGAAGTGGAATTTTATAAAGTCAATTCCGGCAATGAAGCTTTAGCTTTGTTGCTTTCCCATGATTTTGCCCTGGTGTTGCTTGATGTGCAGATGCCGGGTATGGACGGTTTTGAAATTGCCGAATTAATGAGAGGAATTGAAAAAACTAAAAGTATCCCAATAATCTTTGTAACAGCAATCAGTAAAGAACAGAAACATATTTTTAAAGGATACGAAGCCGGTGCTGTTGACTATTTATTTAAACCGCTGGAACCGGAAATCTTGAGAAGCAAGGTAAAGGTATTTCTGGAATTGCATAAACAAAAAATCTTGTTGCAAAAGCAAGCGGAGGAACTGGAACAAAAGATGATGCAATTAAGTTTGGCGCAAAAAGCGGCTGAAGCTGCTAATATTGCTAAAAGTGCCTTTCTTGCTAATATGAGTCATGAGATTAGAACGCCTATGAATGCTATAATAGGCATGGCAGATTTGCTCTGGGAAACCTCCTTGACTAAGGAGCAGCGCGAATATGTGGGTATATTTCGGACAGCCGGACAAAATCTGTTGAATCTGATTAATGATATTTTAGATCTTTCAAAGGTTGAAGCAGGTCATCTTAAACTGGAGCAGCAGGACTTTAACATTAAAAAGTTAGTTGAAAAAACTGTTGAATTTATGTCTGTCCAGGCAAATATTAAGTTTCTTTCTTTGTCATACCAGATAAAACCTGATGTGCCGGGTTTTGTAGTCGGAGATCAGAATCGTTTGCAGCAAATACTGGTTAACTTGCTCGGTAATGCCATTAAGTTTACCGAAAAAGGTGAAGTTATTCTCATAATTGAAAAGCTATCGATGCAGGAAGAAAATGTTTTTCTTAAATTCTCTGTTTCCGATACGGGTATCGGTATTGAAAAGGAGAAAAGTGAAATTATATTTGAGAGTTTTACGCAAGCAGATGCTTCTACTACCAGTAAATTTGGCGGCACCGGTCTGGGATTGACTATTTGCAAAAGACTCGTAGAAGCGATGGGCGGGCATATTGGGGTTGAGAGTGAGATAGAGCAGGGGAGTACTTTCTTTTTTTCCATTCAATTGAAAATAGGAAAAGAGCCTGCTTTAGAGAATGGTGAACGTGATTTACAGCAGCAATTCACAGAAGACCGGTCAGACCTGTCCTTGCACAGCAGAGGCTTAAGGCGGAGGATTTTACTGGTAGATGATTCCGGAGACAACCGTATGTTAATAATGGCATATTTAAAGAGAACCTGCTATGAAATAGATATTGCCGAGAACGGTCAATTAGCAGTTGAAAAGTTTAGGGCAGGCAAATATGACCTGGTGCTTATGGATATGCAAATGCCGGTAATGGACGGATATACTGCTACAAGCATTATCAGGGAGAATGAAAAGGCCAATAATTTAACACGAACCCCGATAATCGCGTTGACAGCATACGCATTAAAGGAAGATGTGCTGAAAAGTTATGATGCTGGATGCACGGATCATCTGACAAAACCTATTAAAAAGTCAGTGCTGTTGGAGGCAATACATAAATATATCGGGAGTTGA
- a CDS encoding YkgJ family cysteine cluster protein: protein MKEEIILNLESKFNFSCHQGLECFKQCCRNINIFLSPYDVLRMKNKLGLTSQEFLNLHTLRLSFQKQRFPLVLIKMKEDENLVCPFITSYGCMVYQERPWACRIAPVDMLGNGQFGFIFKPARCHGLKEAKEQTVDEWMQEQGLGIYDQMEESFKDLPALIEFSGEKEHDGKIGELIFLVCYNTDEFKYKLFSLSFVDKLSISKEVVGKIRDDDVQLMKFGFEWLRSVLSDMQKQREAFLLL, encoded by the coding sequence ATGAAAGAAGAAATTATTCTTAATTTAGAGAGTAAGTTTAATTTTTCCTGCCATCAAGGGCTGGAATGTTTTAAGCAGTGCTGCCGTAATATAAACATTTTTCTAAGTCCTTATGATGTCTTGCGCATGAAAAACAAGCTCGGGCTTACCTCACAGGAGTTTTTAAATCTCCATACACTTCGTTTATCGTTTCAAAAGCAGCGTTTTCCTCTGGTGCTGATTAAGATGAAAGAAGATGAAAACCTGGTTTGCCCTTTTATTACCTCCTATGGCTGTATGGTTTACCAGGAAAGGCCCTGGGCCTGCCGCATTGCCCCGGTGGATATGCTGGGCAACGGCCAGTTTGGTTTTATATTTAAACCTGCACGCTGTCATGGATTGAAGGAGGCCAAGGAGCAAACTGTAGATGAGTGGATGCAGGAGCAGGGATTGGGCATCTATGATCAGATGGAAGAGTCTTTTAAGGATTTACCCGCATTGATAGAGTTTTCCGGGGAGAAAGAACATGACGGAAAAATTGGTGAACTTATCTTTTTGGTTTGCTACAATACGGATGAATTTAAATATAAGCTTTTTAGCTTAAGTTTTGTGGATAAACTCTCCATATCGAAAGAGGTAGTTGGGAAAATTAGGGATGACGATGTTCAGCTTATGAAGTTTGGTTTTGAATGGCTGCGTTCTGTTCTGAGTGATATGCAAAAGCAGAGAGAGGCTTTTTTATTGCTCTAG
- a CDS encoding chemotaxis protein CheB codes for MVDALKTLLRRKKYIERSLNTSLKEKRVYQAVVIGVSAGGFAALSFLLPSLPEDFSLPVIIVQHLHPASGSYIVQHLNNKCSLIVKQADEKESIKPGTVYLASPNYHLLVEEDRTFSLTVDNRVNYARPSIDVLFETAARAYGEKLIGIILTGSNNDGSKGLKRIKEGGGLAVVQDPLDAEVDSMPRAALAATAVDFILSLEQIASFLMSLSKGKSYENK; via the coding sequence ATGGTCGATGCTTTGAAGACATTGTTAAGGAGGAAAAAATATATCGAAAGAAGTCTAAATACTAGTTTAAAAGAGAAAAGGGTATATCAAGCGGTTGTAATAGGTGTTTCGGCTGGAGGGTTTGCCGCGTTGAGTTTCTTGCTTCCTTCTTTGCCTGAAGACTTCAGCCTGCCGGTGATTATTGTGCAGCATTTGCACCCTGCTTCAGGCAGCTATATAGTTCAGCACCTAAATAATAAATGTTCACTAATAGTTAAACAAGCGGATGAAAAAGAGTCTATTAAGCCTGGTACGGTTTACCTGGCATCACCTAATTATCACTTGCTGGTTGAGGAGGATAGAACTTTTTCCTTAACAGTTGATAATAGAGTTAATTATGCCCGTCCTTCTATTGATGTGTTATTTGAAACTGCTGCACGGGCTTATGGAGAAAAATTAATCGGGATTATTTTAACCGGATCTAATAACGATGGCAGTAAGGGGCTCAAAAGGATTAAAGAAGGAGGGGGGCTTGCTGTGGTGCAAGACCCTCTGGACGCTGAAGTGGATTCCATGCCCCGCGCTGCACTGGCTGCCACCGCAGTTGATTTCATACTGTCGTTAGAACAAATAGCTTCTTTTTTGATGAGTTTATCGAAAGGAAAGAGTTATGAAAATAAATGA
- a CDS encoding CheR family methyltransferase, which yields MALPVSLFQGGSKLDITDESTIDVNRENQNIEIRLLLDAIYLKYGYDFRNYAKASIKRRILHRMAMSGLQSISEMQHLSLYDLDFFKKLLLDFSINVTEMFRDPSFYYSLRREIIPVLRTYPYIKIWHAGCATGEEVYSMVILLKEEGIYDRCQIYATDFNQVVLQKAKEGIFPIENIKEYTINYQKAGGKESFSSYYTAKYDSVIINQSLKKNILFADHNLVTDGVFGEMNLILCRNVLIYFDKILQNRVIGLFYDSLCRNGFLCLGSKESLMFSEYGRCFEDIVKEEKIYRKKSKY from the coding sequence TTGGCTTTACCAGTAAGTCTTTTCCAGGGGGGGAGCAAACTGGATATAACAGACGAGTCTACAATAGATGTTAATCGGGAAAATCAAAATATTGAAATAAGGCTATTGTTAGATGCGATATATTTGAAGTATGGTTATGATTTTAGAAATTATGCCAAAGCCTCTATAAAGCGACGTATATTGCACAGAATGGCTATGTCCGGGTTGCAAAGCATTTCAGAAATGCAGCATTTATCTTTATATGACTTGGATTTTTTTAAAAAACTATTGCTTGATTTTTCAATTAATGTAACTGAGATGTTTCGTGATCCGTCTTTCTATTATTCTCTCAGGCGAGAGATAATTCCTGTTTTACGAACCTATCCTTATATAAAAATATGGCACGCTGGCTGTGCTACAGGTGAAGAAGTATATTCTATGGTTATACTTCTAAAAGAGGAAGGGATCTATGACAGGTGCCAGATTTACGCTACTGATTTCAATCAGGTAGTACTGCAGAAGGCCAAAGAAGGAATTTTCCCAATTGAAAATATAAAAGAATATACAATTAACTATCAAAAAGCAGGAGGCAAGGAATCCTTTTCCAGTTACTACACGGCTAAATACGATTCGGTTATTATTAACCAGTCGTTAAAAAAAAATATTCTGTTTGCCGATCATAACTTAGTGACTGACGGGGTGTTTGGCGAGATGAATTTGATCTTATGCCGCAATGTGCTCATATATTTCGATAAGATTTTACAAAACAGAGTTATAGGACTATTTTATGACAGTCTTTGCCGAAACGGCTTTCTTTGCCTTGGTTCCAAAGAAAGCCTGATGTTTTCAGAATATGGTCGATGCTTTGAAGACATTGTTAAGGAGGAAAAAATATATCGAAAGAAGTCTAAATACTAG
- the cooS gene encoding anaerobic carbon-monoxide dehydrogenase catalytic subunit, producing the protein MPRFKDTSLTCRSSDKSPRVVDPKSVMRTIDPAALEMIKVAQEEGIITAFDRVVAQQPQCQFGYKGICCRFCMMGPCRIKADEGPASRGICGANSWTIVARSVGLMILTGCASHAQHGNHIAHTLHMVAEGHATDYSIKDPAKLRRLSERYGVENIDSKNDMTLAKELCELALEDMAMLKGEGEVRWITKNVVPERNNLYRTHNVMPFGIHSVISDLVTQAHVGMDNDPINLVFSAVRVGLADLAGKWIATDLSDIIFGTPEPVASEANMGVLEAKNVNIILHGHNPLLSEMIVAAAREMEADAKAAGAGGITLSGICCTGNEVLMRQGVPLVTSFSSQELVICTGAVDLMVVDVQCIMPGLGPVCQCFHTKLVTTSDIVKIPGSIHIDYQEKTAMDNAKEVIAMAIEAFKERGDRPVKIPQHKQYVVAGYSLEAIYNIFASVNPENPVRVLNDAILSGELKGVAFMVGCHNLKTMQDKAHLEITKAMLANDVFVISTGCHAQVCAKHGLMDPANVETYCGDGLKSFFKRISANANMKYPIPPVLHMGSCVDNSRGAELLMDMARDLGVDTPKVPFVASAPEAMSGKATSIGTWCVDIGCPTHVGTMPPVEGCDLIYSVLTQVAGDVLGGYFILECDIEESIKKILNALEYRAWKLKIHKAVAEDLETSLSKCW; encoded by the coding sequence ATGCCAAGGTTTAAAGACACCAGTCTTACCTGCCGGTCTTCTGACAAATCACCTCGTGTTGTTGATCCCAAGTCTGTAATGAGAACCATAGATCCGGCAGCATTAGAAATGATCAAAGTAGCACAGGAAGAAGGCATTATAACTGCATTTGACCGGGTTGTAGCCCAACAGCCCCAGTGCCAATTTGGTTACAAAGGTATTTGCTGCCGTTTTTGTATGATGGGACCCTGCCGCATTAAAGCGGATGAAGGCCCGGCCAGCAGAGGTATTTGCGGAGCCAATTCCTGGACTATCGTAGCCCGCAGCGTAGGTCTGATGATTCTTACCGGTTGCGCTTCCCATGCCCAGCACGGCAACCACATAGCCCACACATTGCACATGGTTGCTGAGGGCCATGCAACTGATTATTCTATTAAAGATCCCGCAAAATTACGCCGGTTAAGTGAGAGATACGGTGTTGAGAACATTGATAGCAAGAATGATATGACTCTGGCCAAAGAACTGTGTGAACTGGCCCTGGAAGATATGGCCATGCTTAAAGGTGAAGGAGAGGTTCGCTGGATTACCAAGAATGTTGTTCCTGAACGCAATAACCTCTACAGAACCCATAATGTTATGCCCTTTGGTATCCACTCGGTTATTTCAGACCTGGTAACCCAGGCACACGTCGGTATGGACAATGACCCGATTAACCTGGTGTTCAGCGCAGTACGGGTAGGCCTGGCTGACCTGGCCGGCAAATGGATTGCCACCGACCTGTCAGATATAATTTTCGGCACTCCCGAACCTGTAGCAAGTGAAGCTAATATGGGTGTACTTGAAGCCAAAAATGTTAATATAATTCTGCACGGACATAATCCTCTGTTAAGTGAAATGATCGTTGCTGCGGCCCGGGAAATGGAAGCAGATGCAAAAGCCGCCGGTGCCGGAGGGATTACACTCTCAGGTATTTGTTGCACAGGTAATGAGGTCTTGATGCGCCAGGGTGTTCCACTTGTCACATCTTTCTCATCCCAGGAACTGGTTATCTGCACTGGTGCCGTTGACTTAATGGTAGTTGATGTGCAGTGCATCATGCCCGGCTTAGGACCAGTATGCCAATGTTTCCATACAAAACTGGTAACAACTTCCGATATCGTTAAGATTCCTGGCTCTATCCATATTGACTACCAGGAAAAAACAGCCATGGATAACGCTAAAGAAGTTATTGCCATGGCCATAGAAGCCTTTAAAGAGCGGGGAGATCGCCCGGTTAAAATACCGCAACACAAACAATATGTGGTTGCAGGTTACAGTCTCGAAGCTATTTACAATATTTTTGCCTCAGTTAACCCGGAAAATCCGGTTCGCGTTCTAAATGATGCTATTCTGTCCGGAGAACTGAAGGGTGTTGCCTTTATGGTCGGTTGCCACAACTTGAAGACCATGCAGGATAAGGCTCACTTAGAAATTACCAAAGCTATGCTGGCCAACGATGTATTTGTTATCTCCACCGGTTGCCATGCCCAGGTTTGTGCCAAGCACGGCTTAATGGATCCCGCCAATGTTGAAACATATTGCGGAGATGGCTTAAAATCCTTCTTCAAGCGCATCAGCGCCAATGCCAACATGAAATATCCGATCCCGCCGGTACTGCACATGGGTTCTTGTGTTGATAACTCCCGTGGTGCCGAATTGCTGATGGATATGGCCAGAGATCTGGGCGTTGATACCCCGAAAGTACCGTTTGTAGCATCTGCTCCGGAAGCCATGAGCGGTAAAGCTACCAGTATCGGTACCTGGTGTGTTGATATTGGATGCCCGACTCACGTGGGTACTATGCCTCCGGTAGAAGGCTGCGACCTGATATACAGCGTTTTAACACAAGTTGCCGGTGACGTTTTAGGCGGTTACTTTATTCTGGAATGCGATATAGAAGAATCTATTAAGAAGATTCTCAATGCTCTGGAATACAGGGCTTGGAAACTGAAAATACACAAAGCAGTGGCCGAGGATTTGGAAACCAGCCTGTCCAAGTGCTGGTAA
- the acsB gene encoding acetyl-CoA decarbonylase/synthase complex subunit alpha/beta, whose amino-acid sequence MSEAINFDQIFEGAIEPGKEPKKLFKEAYEGTITALSYAEILLNQAIRTYGKDKQIGYPDTAYYLPVIRCLSGEEIKTLGDCVPVLNRMRARVKEAKTFENARFWGEATWYAADIIEAVRYIQNTPENPLHVKPWTGFVGDPVVRSYGTKMVDWTIPGEAVILGRAKDSASAKKIVTSLMAKGLMLFLSDEIIEQCLEENVKLGIDYIAYPLGNFTQIVHAANYALRAGMMFGGIKPGDYEAQKDYQRRRVLAFALYLGEHDMVKTAAAMGCINVGFPVITDQVLPEDKQIPEWFISEPDYDKIVQVALEVRGVKITAIDIDVPIMVGPAFEGESLRKKDMFVEFGGQRTPGFELVRMAGDDIEDGTIELVGPDIDGLEPGSQLPIGIVVDVYGRKMQEDFEPVLERRVHYFTNYGEGLWHVAQRDLMWVRISKDAYAKGFRMRHIGDILYAKFKSEFSAIVDRIKITLITDEAKVLEMREVARSYYTKRDARLKELTDEGVDTFYSCLLCQTFAPTHVCVVAPERVGLCGAVSWLDAKAAFEINPHGANQPIPKGEVIDDVKGQWESFNEYTFSNSQRTVEKVNFYTIMEYPMTSCGCFEAIMAMVPECNGFMVVSREHSGMTPTGMTFSTLAGMMGGGAQMPGFMGIGKSYLLSKKFVPADGGLARLVWMPKALKDLLREGLTERAIDEGLGEDFVDKIADETIGASGEEILPFLEEKGHPALTMDSMF is encoded by the coding sequence ATGTCTGAAGCGATCAATTTCGATCAAATCTTTGAAGGTGCAATAGAACCGGGAAAAGAGCCGAAAAAGCTATTTAAAGAGGCATATGAAGGTACAATAACCGCACTTAGTTATGCTGAAATTTTATTAAATCAGGCCATCCGGACCTACGGGAAAGATAAGCAGATAGGCTATCCCGATACTGCCTACTATCTTCCGGTAATCCGCTGCTTAAGCGGTGAAGAAATTAAGACTCTGGGTGACTGCGTACCCGTATTAAACAGAATGCGGGCCAGGGTTAAAGAGGCTAAAACCTTTGAAAATGCCCGTTTCTGGGGTGAGGCTACCTGGTATGCGGCTGACATTATCGAAGCGGTTCGTTATATCCAAAATACACCGGAAAATCCTTTACACGTTAAACCCTGGACCGGCTTTGTCGGTGACCCGGTAGTTCGTTCCTATGGGACTAAGATGGTTGACTGGACCATCCCCGGTGAAGCAGTTATTCTTGGCCGTGCTAAAGACAGCGCCTCAGCTAAGAAAATTGTTACCAGCTTAATGGCTAAAGGCCTAATGCTATTCCTTAGTGATGAAATCATTGAGCAGTGCCTGGAAGAAAACGTTAAACTCGGTATTGACTATATCGCCTACCCACTGGGTAACTTCACTCAGATCGTTCATGCTGCCAACTACGCTCTGCGTGCCGGTATGATGTTCGGCGGCATTAAGCCGGGCGACTATGAAGCTCAAAAAGATTACCAGCGCCGTCGTGTTTTGGCCTTCGCTCTCTACCTTGGTGAGCATGACATGGTTAAAACTGCTGCGGCTATGGGTTGTATTAACGTTGGTTTCCCGGTTATTACCGACCAGGTGTTGCCGGAAGATAAGCAAATTCCTGAATGGTTCATTTCAGAACCTGATTATGATAAAATCGTTCAAGTTGCACTGGAAGTTCGCGGAGTTAAAATTACAGCCATTGATATTGATGTGCCGATTATGGTTGGTCCCGCTTTCGAAGGTGAGAGCCTGCGTAAGAAAGATATGTTCGTTGAATTCGGCGGTCAGAGAACACCTGGTTTTGAACTGGTGCGTATGGCCGGAGATGACATTGAAGACGGTACTATTGAGCTCGTCGGGCCGGATATTGATGGATTGGAACCGGGCAGCCAGCTGCCTATAGGTATTGTAGTTGATGTATACGGCCGTAAAATGCAGGAAGATTTCGAGCCTGTTCTGGAGCGCCGGGTACACTACTTTACCAACTACGGTGAAGGTCTCTGGCACGTGGCCCAGCGCGATTTAATGTGGGTCAGGATCAGTAAAGACGCTTATGCTAAAGGTTTCCGTATGAGACATATAGGAGATATCCTTTATGCCAAGTTTAAATCCGAGTTCTCCGCTATCGTAGACCGGATTAAGATAACCCTTATCACCGATGAAGCAAAAGTTTTAGAAATGCGTGAAGTAGCCCGCAGTTACTACACTAAGCGTGACGCACGCCTTAAAGAGTTAACTGACGAGGGTGTTGATACCTTCTACTCCTGCCTGCTCTGCCAGACCTTTGCTCCTACCCACGTTTGCGTGGTAGCTCCCGAGCGTGTTGGTCTCTGTGGGGCTGTTAGCTGGCTGGATGCCAAAGCTGCTTTTGAAATTAACCCACACGGCGCTAACCAACCCATTCCTAAGGGCGAGGTTATTGATGATGTTAAGGGTCAATGGGAATCCTTTAACGAGTATACTTTCTCCAACTCTCAGCGTACCGTAGAAAAGGTTAACTTCTACACCATTATGGAATACCCGATGACCTCCTGCGGTTGCTTCGAAGCTATTATGGCCATGGTGCCTGAGTGCAACGGTTTTATGGTGGTTTCCCGTGAGCACAGCGGTATGACCCCAACAGGTATGACCTTCTCGACTTTAGCCGGTATGATGGGTGGCGGCGCTCAAATGCCCGGTTTCATGGGTATCGGTAAATCCTATCTGCTTTCCAAGAAATTCGTACCGGCTGATGGTGGATTAGCCCGCCTTGTCTGGATGCCTAAAGCATTAAAGGATCTGTTGCGTGAAGGTTTAACCGAAAGAGCTATAGATGAGGGACTTGGTGAAGATTTCGTAGATAAGATTGCAGATGAAACCATTGGAGCCTCCGGCGAAGAAATTCTGCCGTTCCTGGAGGAAAAAGGCCACCCGGCTTTAACTATGGACTCTATGTTTTAA
- a CDS encoding Hpt domain-containing protein, which produces MEIHKILSQEKIIIKVDSCLEDLIPEYLSNRQKDIKNLLEALEQVDYDSIIFIGHNMKGSGGAYGFDYITEIGCCLEVAAKERNCELIDKKVQELTNYLERIQIDFVL; this is translated from the coding sequence ATGGAGATTCATAAAATATTAAGTCAAGAAAAGATTATAATAAAGGTGGATTCTTGTTTAGAAGATTTAATACCAGAATATTTAAGCAACAGGCAAAAAGACATTAAGAACTTATTAGAGGCGTTAGAACAGGTTGATTATGATAGCATAATATTTATTGGGCATAATATGAAGGGTTCAGGCGGCGCCTACGGGTTTGATTATATTACTGAAATCGGTTGCTGCTTGGAAGTGGCGGCAAAAGAAAGAAATTGCGAATTAATTGACAAAAAAGTACAAGAACTTACTAATTATCTTGAGCGCATTCAAATAGACTTTGTTTTATAG